In Ochotona princeps isolate mOchPri1 chromosome 21, mOchPri1.hap1, whole genome shotgun sequence, a single genomic region encodes these proteins:
- the PPM1M gene encoding protein phosphatase 1M isoform X1 encodes MSAGWFRRRFLPGDPLPAPRPRLRPPGPRTSPVPYRRPRFLRGSGSGPGATDVPRRTDARPVRCPARGRTLPWNAGYAEIINAEKSEFNEDQAACGKLCIRRCEFGEMEDQEWLTVCPEEFLIGHYWALFDGHGGPTAAILAANTLHSCLRRQLETVVEGIMAPQPPMHLSGRCICPSDPQFVEEKDIKAEDLVVGALENAFQECDEVIGRELEASGQQGGCTALVAVSLQGKLYVANAGDSRAILVRRDEVRPLSSEFTPETERQRIQQLAFVYPELLAGEFTRLEFPRRLKGDDLGQKVLFRDHHMSGWSYKHVEKADLKYPLIHGQGRQARLLGTLAVSRGLGDHQLRVLDTNIHLKPFLLSIPQVTVLNMDQLELQEDDVIVMATDGLWDVLSNDQVARLVRSFLPGNQDDPYRFSELAQMLIHSTQGKEDSTTGERHVSYDDISVFVIPLHTKSQGSSGH; translated from the exons ATGTCCGCCGGCTGGTTCCGCCGCCGCTTTCTGCCCGGGGATCCGCTTCCCGCGCCGCGGCCGCGACTGCGGCCGCCTGGGCCCCGCACCAGCCCCGTGCCTTACCGACGACCTCGCTTCCTGCGTGGCTCGGGCTCCGGCCCCGGCGCGACCGACGTCCCACGCCGCACCGATGCCCGGCCCGTACGCTGCCCGGCGCGGGGCCGCACGTTGCCCTGGAACGCTGGCTACGCTGA GATCATCAATGCAGAGAAATCTGAGTTCAATGAGGATCAGGCAGCCTGTGGGAAACTGTGCATCAGACGCTGTGAGTTTGGAGAGATGGAGGACCAGGAGTGGCTGACCGTGTGTCCAGAGGAG TTCCTGATCGGTCATTACTGGGCCCTGTTTGATGGGCACGGTGGTCCTACTGCAGCCATCCTGGCTGCCAACACCCTGCACTCGTGCCTGCGCCGGCAGCTCGAGACCGTGGTAGAAGGCATAAtggccccacagcctcccatGCACCTCAGTGGCCGCTGCATCTGCCCGAGTGACCCCCAGTTCGTGGAGGAAAAGGACATCAAGGCAGAAGACCTGGTGGTCGGGGCCCTGGAGAATGCCTTCCAGGAATGT GATGAGGTGATTGGGCGAGAGCTGGAAGCCTCAGGCCAGCAGGGTGGCTGCACTGCGCTGGTGGCCGTCTCTCTGCAGGGCAAGTTGTATGTGGCCAATGCTGGGGATAGCAG GGCCATCTTGGTGCGGAGAGATGAGGTTCGGccactgagttctgagttcaccccagagacagagcggcagcgGATCCAGCAGCTG GCCTTTGTCTACCCTGAGCTTCTGGCCGGTGAGTTCACCAGACTGGAGTTCCCTCGGCGGCTGAAAGGGGATGACTTGGGGCAGAAGGTTTTGTTCCGTGATCACCACATGAGCGGCTG GAGCTACAAACATGTGGAGAAGGCAGACCTCAAGTATCCACTAATCCATGGACAGGGCCGGCAG gctCGATTACTGGGCACACTGGCTGTCTCTCGGGGCCTAGGAGATCATCAGCTCAGAGTCTTGGACACCAACATCCATCTTAAGCCCTTCTTGCTCTCCATCCCACAG GTGACTGTGCTGAATATGGACCAGCTGGAGCTCCAGGAGGATGATGTGATTGTCATGGCAACCGATGGGCTTTGGgatgtcctgtccaatgatcaggTGGCACGGCTGGTGAGAAGCTTCCTCCCTGGAAACCAAGATGACCCATACAG GTTTTCCGAGCTGGCCCAAATGCTGATCCACAGCACGCAGGGGAAGGAGGACAGTACCACGGGTGAAAGGCATGTGTCCTATGATGACATCTCCGTGTTTGTGATACCACTGCACACCAAGAGCCAAGGAAGCAGTGGCCACTGA
- the PPM1M gene encoding protein phosphatase 1M isoform X2: MSAGWFRRRFLPGDPLPAPRPRLRPPGPRTSPVPYRRPRFLRGSGSGPGATDVPRRTDARPVRCPARGRTLPWNAGYAEIINAEKSEFNEDQAACGKLCIRRCEFGEMEDQEWLTVCPEEFLIGHYWALFDGHGGPTAAILAANTLHSCLRRQLETVVEGIMAPQPPMHLSGRCICPSDPQFVEEKDIKAEDLVVGALENAFQECDEVIGRELEASGQQGGCTALVAVSLQGKLYVANAGDSRAILVRRDEVRPLSSEFTPETERQRIQQLLLAGEFTRLEFPRRLKGDDLGQKVLFRDHHMSGWSYKHVEKADLKYPLIHGQGRQARLLGTLAVSRGLGDHQLRVLDTNIHLKPFLLSIPQVTVLNMDQLELQEDDVIVMATDGLWDVLSNDQVARLVRSFLPGNQDDPYRFSELAQMLIHSTQGKEDSTTGERHVSYDDISVFVIPLHTKSQGSSGH; this comes from the exons ATGTCCGCCGGCTGGTTCCGCCGCCGCTTTCTGCCCGGGGATCCGCTTCCCGCGCCGCGGCCGCGACTGCGGCCGCCTGGGCCCCGCACCAGCCCCGTGCCTTACCGACGACCTCGCTTCCTGCGTGGCTCGGGCTCCGGCCCCGGCGCGACCGACGTCCCACGCCGCACCGATGCCCGGCCCGTACGCTGCCCGGCGCGGGGCCGCACGTTGCCCTGGAACGCTGGCTACGCTGA GATCATCAATGCAGAGAAATCTGAGTTCAATGAGGATCAGGCAGCCTGTGGGAAACTGTGCATCAGACGCTGTGAGTTTGGAGAGATGGAGGACCAGGAGTGGCTGACCGTGTGTCCAGAGGAG TTCCTGATCGGTCATTACTGGGCCCTGTTTGATGGGCACGGTGGTCCTACTGCAGCCATCCTGGCTGCCAACACCCTGCACTCGTGCCTGCGCCGGCAGCTCGAGACCGTGGTAGAAGGCATAAtggccccacagcctcccatGCACCTCAGTGGCCGCTGCATCTGCCCGAGTGACCCCCAGTTCGTGGAGGAAAAGGACATCAAGGCAGAAGACCTGGTGGTCGGGGCCCTGGAGAATGCCTTCCAGGAATGT GATGAGGTGATTGGGCGAGAGCTGGAAGCCTCAGGCCAGCAGGGTGGCTGCACTGCGCTGGTGGCCGTCTCTCTGCAGGGCAAGTTGTATGTGGCCAATGCTGGGGATAGCAG GGCCATCTTGGTGCGGAGAGATGAGGTTCGGccactgagttctgagttcaccccagagacagagcggcagcgGATCCAGCAGCTG CTTCTGGCCGGTGAGTTCACCAGACTGGAGTTCCCTCGGCGGCTGAAAGGGGATGACTTGGGGCAGAAGGTTTTGTTCCGTGATCACCACATGAGCGGCTG GAGCTACAAACATGTGGAGAAGGCAGACCTCAAGTATCCACTAATCCATGGACAGGGCCGGCAG gctCGATTACTGGGCACACTGGCTGTCTCTCGGGGCCTAGGAGATCATCAGCTCAGAGTCTTGGACACCAACATCCATCTTAAGCCCTTCTTGCTCTCCATCCCACAG GTGACTGTGCTGAATATGGACCAGCTGGAGCTCCAGGAGGATGATGTGATTGTCATGGCAACCGATGGGCTTTGGgatgtcctgtccaatgatcaggTGGCACGGCTGGTGAGAAGCTTCCTCCCTGGAAACCAAGATGACCCATACAG GTTTTCCGAGCTGGCCCAAATGCTGATCCACAGCACGCAGGGGAAGGAGGACAGTACCACGGGTGAAAGGCATGTGTCCTATGATGACATCTCCGTGTTTGTGATACCACTGCACACCAAGAGCCAAGGAAGCAGTGGCCACTGA